GTTGTTTTATCATCGGCTTTTTTAGTTGTTTTTCCGGCAGTTAAAATTTTATCACGATTCTCTTTTCAATTTGTCCCATAAGTATACTCTGATGCTTTTGGGTCTTTTGCTTTTAAATCCAAATCAATTTTAACACCTGTTCCGCGACCTTTTGCAGTTCCGATTGAGATTGAACTCTTCATTGCTGCTAATTTTTCTTTAGCATTAAGTTTCACATCTTTCTTTACAGTATTAGTCCCCGTTGCTTTTTTTGTTACTTTTGGCACTTCGATTTCCGCTTTTGCCGAAGTAACTGATTTAACGGTTACTGTTGATTTGCTGCTTGTTTTTGGTGCAGCTGGTTTACTTGCTGCTTTTGCTGTTTCATTCTCTTTAATTAAAGATTTTAAAGTAGCATCTTTTGTGTCTGCTGATTTAGCAGATTCTTTCTTTGCCACTGGCGCTTTAGAAACTACTGTTGGAGCTGCTTTTGGAGCTGCTTTAACAGGTTCTTTCTTTACCACAGAGGCTGCTGGTTTTTTGTCAGCTTCTTTTTTTGCAGCTGGTTTTGGTGTTTTTTCAGCCGCTGGTTTACTTTCTTTCACAGGAGCTGCTGATTTACTTTCTTTCACAGAAGCTGCTGGTTTACTTTCTTTCACAGAAGCCGCTGGTTTTTTAACAGGCGTTGTAGAAACTTCTTTTACTGGCTCTGCTTTTACCACTGCTGGTTTTTTAACATCTGCTAAAGTAGCTGTCTCAGGACTTGATGCTTCATCACTGATTTGCATCGCATCAGCTAATGGTAAATCCATCAAACTTGCCATATTGTCTTCTGAAGCTTGTTGTTCAGCCATCATTTGATCAATTTTAGCTTTACGCTGTTTTGCAAATTCTTGTGATTCTTTTTCAATTTTAGCGTATGTTTCACTTAAATTAATTTTGACATTAACTGCCGTGTTTTCACCAGCTTTTTTACGAGAAGATAAGATTGTTAAAATCCGAGCAATTTGCTTTTTTAATTCACCAATGCGATGTGGTTTTTCCAAGTTCCCCATTGCTGATTGAAATCGTAAAGCAAATAATTCAGCGCGTGATTCTTCTTCCAGTTTTTTTAACTCTTCAACTGATTTTTTGTTTAAATCATTCATCTTACTCTTCTCCTTTTTTTATAATCTTACATCTCACTGGTAATTTGTGCATTGCTAAACGTAACGCTTCACGAGCTGTTTCTTCGGAAACTCCCGCTACTTCAAACATCACAGTTCCCGTTTTAACTACTGCTACTCATTCTTCTGGTGAACCTTTTCCTGATCCCATCCGTACTTCTAATGGTTTTTTAGTTTTTGCCATATGCGGAAAAATTCGAATTCAAACTTTTCCTCAACGTTTCATATAACGAGTCATAGCAATCCGTGCTGCTTCAATTTGACGATTTGTAATTCATGCTCCGTCTAGTGATTGTAATCCAAATTCTCCAAAATCAACTTTAGTATTCCCTTTTGCTTTTCCTTCGTATTTAATCCGATGTGGACGACGATATTTCGTTCTTTTTGGTAATAACATTATTTTGCCTCCTTAGGAGCAGATTGTGATTTTGGTGGATAGTCACGACGATTATTGTTTGAACGATCAAAATCTCTTCGTTCAAATCTTGGCTTTTCATCACTAGTTGAAACTAAATCTTTACTTAAGATTTCACCTTTACAAATTCAAACCTTAACCCCGATTTGACCATAAGTGGTCAAAGCTTCGGCCAAAGCATAATCAATATCACTACGTAAAGTAGCTAATGGTACTGTCCCTTCCGTATATCCTTCGGTACGAGCCATATCAACTCCCCCTAAACGTCCTGCAACAGAAGTTTTAATTCCTTTTGCTCCAGCTTTCATAGCTTTTTTAATTGCTAACTTTTGAACAGTTCTAAATGATGCACGATTAACGATTTGT
This genomic window from Spiroplasma sp. SV19 contains:
- the rpmC gene encoding 50S ribosomal protein L29, producing MNDLNKKSVEELKKLEEESRAELFALRFQSAMGNLEKPHRIGELKKQIARILTILSSRKKAGENTAVNVKINLSETYAKIEKESQEFAKQRKAKIDQMMAEQQASEDNMASLMDLPLADAMQISDEASSPETATLADVKKPAVVKAEPVKEVSTTPVKKPAASVKESKPAASVKESKSAAPVKESKPAAEKTPKPAAKKEADKKPAASVVKKEPVKAAPKAAPTVVSKAPVAKKESAKSADTKDATLKSLIKENETAKAASKPAAPKTSSKSTVTVKSVTSAKAEIEVPKVTKKATGTNTVKKDVKLNAKEKLAAMKSSISIGTAKGRGTGVKIDLDLKAKDPKASEYTYGTNWKENRDKILTAGKTTKKADDKTTTKKGTGKK
- the rplP gene encoding 50S ribosomal protein L16 translates to MLLPKRTKYRRPHRIKYEGKAKGNTKVDFGEFGLQSLDGAWITNRQIEAARIAMTRYMKRWGKVWIRIFPHMAKTKKPLEVRMGSGKGSPEEWVAVVKTGTVMFEVAGVSEETAREALRLAMHKLPVRCKIIKKGEE
- the rpsC gene encoding 30S ribosomal protein S3; amino-acid sequence: MGQKVSPTGLRVGVIKTWDSRWYAEKQDYVNWLHQDIQIRKALMKKLKGASVSKIEIERTKKEIVIFIRTARVGVVLGQEGKNIAELVKLVRITIGDRKMEVKINVVEIKNPDTDAQLVANTIAEQIVNRASFRTVQKLAIKKAMKAGAKGIKTSVAGRLGGVDMARTEGYTEGTVPLATLRSDIDYALAEALTTYGQIGVKVWICKGEILSKDLVSTSDEKPRFERRDFDRSNNNRRDYPPKSQSAPKEAK